The following are encoded together in the Oceanispirochaeta sp. M1 genome:
- a CDS encoding HD domain-containing protein, translating into MREEIIRHLSQDYTVPVRDPLWKHIYLSPGLRKIMYNKEFQKLGRIRQLGPASLVYPGASHTRLNHSLGVFYLARRILKTILFSEHCPDHLTLVGVKSFLCASFLHDIGHFPHAHSFMELPLADHEFLSGKIIRESEIASIIKDDIGGDPVLTAAIIDSAIPDKGNKELIFFRNILSGVLDPDKLDYLNRDAYFCGVPYGMQDIDFVISQIRPTESGICLTTKGVTAVENILFSKYLMYKTVYWHSDVRISTALVKKAVYLGLSQGYFKAEELYGMDDDEFFRRMTETPEELASLVRESETPRKYKIISQQPFDEGNKLHRELMDLDFRNEYEMKLAEIIESRFPGLLPENHLVIDIPSKISFEVDVPILDKKGNKPFIGSPTVFSGPVVQGFTETLRHIKVIVPSFVAEKVPELELDPFV; encoded by the coding sequence ATGAGAGAAGAAATCATCAGACATTTAAGTCAAGACTACACTGTACCCGTAAGGGATCCTCTTTGGAAACATATCTACCTGAGTCCCGGTCTCAGAAAAATTATGTACAACAAAGAATTTCAAAAACTCGGCAGAATCAGGCAGCTGGGACCGGCAAGTCTGGTTTATCCCGGAGCAAGTCATACCAGACTCAACCACTCCCTTGGTGTTTTCTATCTGGCAAGGCGCATACTGAAAACAATCCTCTTTTCTGAGCACTGTCCTGACCATCTGACACTGGTGGGGGTAAAATCTTTTCTCTGTGCCTCTTTTCTTCATGACATCGGTCACTTTCCCCATGCCCACTCCTTTATGGAGCTCCCCCTGGCGGATCATGAATTTCTTTCAGGAAAAATTATCAGGGAATCCGAGATTGCCTCAATCATTAAAGATGATATAGGCGGAGATCCCGTACTGACGGCAGCCATAATAGACAGCGCCATCCCGGATAAGGGCAACAAGGAACTGATCTTCTTCAGAAATATCCTCAGTGGTGTTCTGGATCCCGATAAACTGGATTATCTGAACAGGGATGCCTACTTCTGCGGTGTTCCCTACGGTATGCAGGATATCGATTTTGTAATATCCCAGATAAGACCCACAGAGAGCGGGATCTGCCTGACCACCAAGGGTGTGACGGCTGTAGAGAATATTCTATTTTCGAAATACCTGATGTACAAAACCGTCTACTGGCACAGCGACGTCAGAATATCCACAGCCCTGGTGAAAAAGGCGGTTTACCTGGGGCTCTCTCAGGGCTATTTCAAGGCCGAAGAGCTCTATGGAATGGATGATGATGAGTTTTTCAGAAGGATGACTGAGACTCCCGAGGAGCTGGCCTCTCTGGTGCGTGAGTCTGAAACTCCCAGAAAATACAAGATCATCTCCCAGCAGCCCTTTGATGAGGGAAATAAACTGCACAGGGAACTGATGGATCTGGATTTCAGGAATGAATACGAGATGAAGCTGGCGGAGATTATTGAATCCCGCTTTCCAGGACTGCTGCCCGAGAATCATCTGGTAATTGATATACCCTCTAAGATTTCATTTGAGGTTGATGTACCTATATTGGATAAGAAGGGAAACAAACCTTTTATCGGTTCACCCACTGTGTTCAGCGGACCTGTTGTACAGGGATTTACCGAGACCCTCCGGCATATCAAGGTTATCGTCCCCTCATTTGTTGCCGAAAAAGTCCCGGAGCTTGAACTGGACCCCTTTGTCTGA
- a CDS encoding ATP-binding protein, producing the protein MDRIEINDNHKLMNTEGMFYKEFPSDFRQIRYFTLLIVQKAPPEIREINLLEQQISELIKNAVKHGNGSNPDKIVKVWYTFSEEQARIIIEDKGKGFTAIKDWNDFNIKRNDCLNDEDYESLAEYVSFRTEKSDDNDGGNAMFAALEYWNEGVVFTDKANCVAVGKTFPKKNTGIELD; encoded by the coding sequence ATGGACAGAATTGAGATTAATGACAACCATAAACTGATGAATACAGAGGGAATGTTCTATAAGGAATTCCCAAGTGATTTCAGACAGATACGATATTTTACACTTCTAATTGTTCAGAAAGCACCTCCCGAAATCAGGGAGATAAACCTTCTGGAACAGCAGATTTCTGAATTGATAAAGAATGCTGTAAAACACGGCAACGGGAGTAATCCCGATAAAATTGTCAAGGTCTGGTATACCTTCTCAGAAGAGCAGGCCCGAATCATCATAGAGGATAAGGGTAAAGGCTTTACGGCCATCAAAGACTGGAATGACTTCAATATAAAACGTAATGACTGCCTCAATGATGAAGATTATGAATCACTGGCTGAATATGTCTCCTTCAGAACAGAGAAAAGTGATGACAACGACGGCGGAAATGCAATGTTTGCAGCTCTGGAATACTGGAATGAAGGTGTTGTTTTTACAGATAAAGCCAACTGCGTAGCCGTTGGAAAGACATTTCCTAAAAAGAATACCGGTATAGAGCTGGACTAA
- a CDS encoding PilZ domain-containing protein has protein sequence MTINRKNTRNQSYAKVLLDGSLPAYIRDISPMGFRVYSPVPLPYKEGSIVVCKVIPANQEDKPFDITGEIRWNRQEDSGEDVLGFQISSFADPEGETLYGELNKRFSGQ, from the coding sequence ATGACAATTAACAGAAAAAACACAAGAAACCAAAGCTATGCAAAAGTCCTGCTCGACGGCAGTTTGCCCGCCTATATACGAGATATTAGTCCTATGGGATTCAGAGTCTACTCTCCGGTACCCCTCCCCTACAAGGAAGGCTCAATAGTAGTCTGTAAGGTGATCCCTGCGAATCAGGAAGATAAACCATTTGATATTACAGGAGAGATTCGCTGGAACCGTCAGGAAGACAGCGGGGAAGACGTTTTAGGATTTCAGATAAGCTCTTTTGCAGACCCCGAAGGGGAAACTTTGTATGGGGAGCTGAATAAGCGCTTCTCAGGGCAATAA
- a CDS encoding STAS domain-containing protein — protein sequence MELKVRKSKHIYIIDIEGEMDLYNAYKLKELVGKMLEKGIAHYVVNMEKVEYIDSSGIGALIYVSSALKKKNAKLVITGVHGSVKKVIELTKLTGYFPLEETLKQGILKLMKG from the coding sequence TTGGAACTGAAGGTCAGAAAAAGCAAACACATATACATAATTGACATTGAGGGAGAAATGGATCTCTACAATGCCTATAAACTGAAAGAACTCGTTGGAAAAATGCTTGAAAAAGGGATAGCCCACTATGTTGTAAACATGGAGAAAGTTGAGTATATCGATTCAAGTGGAATCGGAGCTCTGATTTATGTCAGCTCCGCTCTTAAGAAAAAAAATGCGAAACTGGTCATTACCGGTGTTCACGGTTCTGTCAAGAAAGTAATTGAACTGACAAAACTGACCGGATATTTCCCCCTGGAAGAGACACTCAAACAGGGTATTCTCAAACTGATGAAAGGCTGA
- a CDS encoding ATP-binding protein gives MGYLKHKGKKYTSVLLKISRNTDFSRILDELHQIFFAGIDEKIIENIRYSLLELVNNSIRAHKERNENRDIQLRFKLTEDEVITTLKDWGGGFDKKNLPYDLDQEVQDIDINNQDFLNYREKHGYHRFGMGLLITKKTFSFFKLSFVGHQGEMQEEYEDENTAGTVIELRSRLQ, from the coding sequence ATGGGATATTTAAAACATAAAGGAAAAAAATATACCTCCGTACTACTAAAGATCTCACGAAATACCGATTTTTCCAGAATTCTGGATGAATTACACCAGATCTTCTTTGCAGGTATTGATGAAAAAATAATTGAAAATATTCGTTACTCACTTCTTGAGCTTGTTAATAACTCAATACGGGCTCATAAAGAGAGGAATGAAAACAGGGACATCCAGCTCAGATTCAAACTCACAGAGGATGAAGTTATTACGACATTGAAAGACTGGGGCGGCGGTTTTGATAAGAAAAATCTGCCCTACGATCTTGATCAGGAAGTACAGGATATTGATATCAATAATCAGGATTTTCTGAATTATAGAGAAAAACATGGTTATCATCGATTCGGGATGGGCCTACTGATCACCAAAAAGACTTTCAGTTTTTTCAAGCTTAGCTTTGTCGGTCATCAGGGTGAGATGCAGGAAGAATACGAGGACGAGAATACGGCTGGAACAGTTATTGAACTAAGGAGCAGACTACAATGA
- a CDS encoding ion transporter produces MKKSKDFIENFILFVILLVLIQTFVEDLAVLLGWSWSVRKVLIFSGFGFDLFFSLEFITRYFNALRKGRVMKYMLQERGWVDLIASLPLLFLSSGPAVIALLQGTAFLSAAGMLNILKVVKTVRIARILRLLRLLKVFKKIKFVNSVMAQRHITRIITTVISSFVISLTAASFVLAFVPASDVEQDFVNKHQVMAQTAERLYESGNRDMLGEFDSYDSVLIMRTVEGTVYTRYNNDFYNTWFGPSDYGYVRSGDLELFYSLKPLYASESSDNLLIFVSILCMLIILMISYTPHFALTVTDPVNIMLNGMSDPSYNLEVLIPEDQKEDGLYKLARQYNEEYLPMKARNSDAPGQGSGFALKVDDIEDLFK; encoded by the coding sequence ATGAAAAAGAGTAAAGACTTTATAGAAAATTTTATCCTCTTTGTGATCCTTCTGGTTCTCATACAGACTTTCGTTGAAGATCTGGCAGTTCTGCTGGGCTGGTCCTGGTCTGTAAGAAAGGTTCTCATTTTCAGCGGTTTCGGATTTGACCTGTTCTTTTCATTGGAGTTTATTACCCGTTATTTCAATGCCCTTAGAAAAGGCAGGGTAATGAAATACATGCTCCAGGAGAGAGGCTGGGTGGATCTTATTGCCTCTCTTCCTCTTCTTTTCCTCAGCTCCGGTCCTGCTGTTATCGCCCTCCTGCAGGGAACGGCATTCCTGAGCGCCGCCGGAATGCTCAATATTCTAAAGGTCGTCAAGACCGTCAGAATTGCGCGTATCCTCCGTCTTCTCAGACTCCTCAAAGTTTTCAAGAAGATCAAGTTCGTCAACTCTGTTATGGCACAAAGGCATATTACCAGGATTATCACCACTGTGATCTCCTCTTTTGTCATCTCCCTGACTGCAGCTTCTTTTGTTCTGGCATTTGTTCCTGCAAGTGATGTGGAACAGGATTTTGTAAATAAGCACCAGGTTATGGCGCAGACTGCAGAACGTCTGTATGAGAGCGGCAACAGGGATATGCTGGGTGAGTTTGACTCCTACGATTCGGTTCTTATTATGAGAACGGTGGAAGGGACAGTATATACCCGTTACAATAACGACTTTTACAATACATGGTTCGGTCCCTCTGATTACGGATATGTCCGCTCGGGAGATCTGGAACTTTTCTATTCTCTCAAGCCTCTATATGCTTCTGAGTCATCAGATAATCTTCTGATTTTTGTCTCCATACTCTGTATGCTGATTATTCTGATGATCAGTTACACTCCGCACTTTGCATTGACCGTAACAGACCCTGTGAACATCATGCTCAATGGAATGTCTGATCCCTCCTATAATCTGGAGGTTCTGATTCCCGAGGATCAGAAAGAGGACGGTCTCTACAAACTTGCCCGGCAGTATAACGAAGAGTATCTGCCTATGAAGGCCCGAAACAGTGATGCACCGGGGCAGGGCAGCGGTTTTGCTTTGAAGGTAGATGACATCGAGGATCTATTTAAATAA
- a CDS encoding site-specific integrase → MKSGITIFYYQVNLPDGTRSTAKSIGQSTKAAAKYYCRELEKKKKLIPEDPVQKFLLHEYFKDWWEWGPDPDIPSICPYLTRRYLRNNKPSYANSINNRNNFRKHILPYFGEMIISNIKVKHIEDWLDELAKRGLCGSTQIDILSILRVMLKDAKRLGYLEYNPVKDVIPPRKNRPRKRGILRTEETDTLFDLNTIDEVWNGDIQAMGAFLLAWDTAMRPGEIRAIQRKHIHFHPDGNCTVDIRQAVDHASHRIKETKTGAVLEGVPVRADTAGILRHICQTYNESECLVFSKDGKMHVSENYLKRRLYKALRTIGISEEQRKERNITQYSFRSLAITRLRQQGISDIAVRSLARHTTPIMTDGYTVFNDEESINQIRDFYQYQKNVSGGF, encoded by the coding sequence ATGAAGTCTGGGATAACTATCTTTTATTACCAGGTAAATCTACCTGACGGCACCAGGAGTACTGCAAAAAGTATTGGTCAGTCTACGAAGGCAGCTGCAAAGTATTACTGCAGAGAGCTGGAGAAGAAAAAAAAGCTAATTCCAGAAGATCCTGTTCAGAAGTTCCTGTTACATGAATATTTTAAAGACTGGTGGGAGTGGGGACCAGATCCTGATATTCCTTCTATCTGTCCATACCTTACCAGACGATACCTTCGAAACAACAAACCCAGCTATGCAAATTCAATAAACAACAGAAACAATTTCAGAAAACATATTCTACCTTACTTCGGTGAAATGATTATCTCAAACATTAAAGTAAAGCATATAGAAGACTGGTTGGATGAATTGGCAAAACGAGGGCTATGTGGTTCCACTCAAATTGATATTCTCAGTATTTTGCGGGTTATGTTAAAGGACGCCAAAAGGTTGGGTTATCTTGAGTACAATCCAGTCAAAGATGTGATACCGCCTCGAAAGAATAGACCAAGAAAAAGAGGAATCCTCAGAACTGAAGAGACCGATACTTTATTTGATTTGAATACTATCGATGAAGTCTGGAATGGTGATATTCAGGCGATGGGAGCTTTCCTTCTAGCATGGGATACAGCAATGAGACCTGGTGAAATCAGAGCAATACAAAGAAAGCACATTCACTTCCATCCTGATGGCAATTGTACTGTTGATATCAGGCAGGCTGTCGATCACGCATCACATAGGATCAAAGAGACTAAAACGGGTGCTGTACTAGAAGGAGTCCCTGTACGAGCTGATACGGCGGGTATCTTAAGACATATCTGTCAGACATACAATGAATCAGAATGTCTTGTCTTTTCCAAGGATGGGAAAATGCATGTTTCAGAAAACTATCTGAAGAGAAGATTATATAAAGCGTTGAGAACAATTGGGATTTCTGAAGAACAGAGAAAGGAACGTAATATTACTCAATATAGTTTCCGAAGCCTGGCCATAACACGATTAAGGCAACAAGGTATAAGTGATATTGCTGTCAGGTCCCTGGCACGGCATACAACACCTATCATGACTGATGGCTACACTGTCTTTAATGATGAGGAATCCATCAACCAGATTAGAGACTTCTATCAGTATCAGAAGAATGTCTCAGGAGGTTTCTAA